A genomic segment from Spinacia oleracea cultivar Varoflay chromosome 3, BTI_SOV_V1, whole genome shotgun sequence encodes:
- the LOC110786190 gene encoding acyl-CoA-binding domain-containing protein 3, with amino-acid sequence MELLYELLWKACSWFLLSVLVARFISLIVCSTDDCSASGLITEKGIKRSATLDHEDRLRVCDSGSEKKGVKFVAKNVKFVESGFNQDVVKGFEIGEFGEVLVDQNKEEEKLVGFECEVGGKKSVDHVQETIVGFEDRECHGTGVVFGSEGVVDDEKAVENSSNVYKGEISGRGFDREYEGGLSDEEGWEGVERSELENKFAKAMNFVQCKDKEGRLSKGGNDVMMQLYGLQKVAMEGTCHEPQPMALKLSARAKWNAWQRLGTMTQEDAMEQYMTLLSDNIPEWIGDQSSVEQKPRSSTAGVDSSQEDNIFGPSGSVA; translated from the exons ATGGAGCTTCTTTACGAGTTGCTATGGAAGGCGTGTTCTTGGTTTCTGCTATCTGTCCTTGTCGCGAGATTTATTTCATTGATTGTTTGCTCAACTGATGATTGTTCAGCTTCTGGATTAATCACAGAAAAAGGAATCAAACGCTCTGCAACCCTTGATCACGAGGATAGATTAAGGGTTTGTGATTCTGGGAGCGAAAAAAAAGGGGTTAAATTTGTTGCTAAAAATGTTAAATTTGTTGAATCAGGGTTTAATCAAGACGTAGTTAAAGGGTTTGAGATTGGTGAATTTGGTGAAGTGTTGGTTGACCAGAATAAAGAGGAGGAAAAACTTGTAGGGTTTGAATGTGAGGTTGGTGGGAAGAAATCTGTTGATCATGTACAAGAAACAATAGTGGGATTTGAGGATAGAGAGTGTCATGGAACTGGAGTGGTTTTTGGTAGTGAAggagttgttgatgatgaaaAGGCGGTCGAAAATTCGAGCAATGTATATAAAGGAGAGATTAGTGGTAGGGGGTTTGATAGGGAGTATGAGGGCGGTTTAAGTGATGAGGAGGGTTGGGAGGGTGTTGAGAGAAGTGAATTGGAAAATAAATTTGCAAAAGCTATGAATTTTGTCCAGTGTAAAGACAAGGAAGGGCGATTATCCAAGGGGGGTAATGATGTAATGATGCAATTGTATGGGTTGCAAAAAGTTGCAATGGAGGGAACATGCCATGAACCTCAACCCATGGCACTTAAACTCTCTGCCCGTGCTAAGTG GAATGCATGGCAAAGACTAGGAACTATGACCCAAGAAGATGCTATGGAGCAGTATATGACCCTTCTTTCAGACAATATTCCTGAATGGATTGGAGACCAATCATCA GTAGAACAGAAACCAAGATCTTCCACGGCAGGTGTAGATAGTTCTCAAGAAGATAACATCTTTGGTCCATCTG GGTCCGTGGCGTAA
- the LOC110786191 gene encoding protein arginine N-methyltransferase 2 isoform X3 — protein MLLSSATTKSSVNFLKLALLGTLFLLLLYLLEILLCRMVTKTPSTFFLIPFLTPFTGVQAELILGTIARKEKENSHSDGGYLVDRVSFSEDKLMDADSKAVMMAWEKPLMESHAKAVCSGGGHVLNVGFGMGLVDMAIQQYNPVSHTIIEAHPEVYDRMLRNGWGEKENVKILFGRWQDVLPQLGSYDGIFFDTYGEYYEDMREFHQHLPKLLKPGGIYSFFNGLCGDNAFFHVVYCNIVSLELENLGYTTQLIPLPVKDCLAEEVWEGVKQKYWQLDTYYLPVCQYTDDSE, from the exons ATGCTGCTAAGCTCGGCCACCACGAAGTCATCAGTAAACTTCTTGAAGCTGGCGCTCCTTGGAACGCTCTTTCTCCTTCTTCTTTATCTGCTGGAGATTTTGCTATGCAGAATGGTCACCAAGACGCCTTCGACCTTCTTCTTAATACCG TTTCTAACTCCTTTTACAGGGGTTCAAGCTGAATTGATCCTTGGTACCATCGcaagaaaagagaaagaaaatagcCATTCTGACGGGGGGTACTTGGTGGATAGAGTTAGCTTTAGTGAGGATAAGCTGATGGACGCAGATAGCAAGGCTGTTATGATGGCGTGGGAGAAGCCATTAATGGAGTCTCATGCAAAAGCTGTCTGCTCTGGCGGAGGCCATGTGTTGAATGTTGGATTTGGAATGGGTCTGGTGGATATGGCCATCCAGCAGTATAATCCTGTTTCACATACTATAATCGAGGCTCACCCTGAAGTTTATGATCGTATGCTTCGAAATGGCTGGGGTGAGAAAGAAAACGTGAAGATTTTGTTTGGTCGGTGGCAAGATGTTCTTCCCCAACTTGGATCCTATGATG GTATTTTCTTTGATACATACGGAGAATACTACGAAGACATGAGAGAATTCCACCAACATCTTCCTAAATTGTTGAAACCCGGGGGTATTTACTCATTCTTCAATGGTCTTTGTGGAGATAACGCCTTCTTCCATGTCGTTTACTGCAATATAGTTTCCTTGGAACTTGAAAACTTGGGATATACCACACAGTTAATTCCATTGCCAGTTAAGGATTGTCTAGCAGAAGAAGTTTGGGAAGGTGTAAAACAGAAATACTGGCAATTGGATACATACTACCTTCCTGTTTGTCAGTACACAGATGATTCTGAGTGA
- the LOC110786191 gene encoding protein arginine N-methyltransferase 2 isoform X2: MLLSSATTKSSVNFLKLALLGTLFLLLLYLLEILLCRMVTKTPSTFFLIPMWYQFLTPFTGVQAELILGTIARKEKENSHSDGGYLVDRVSFSEDKLMDADSKAVMMAWEKPLMESHAKAVCSGGGHVLNVGFGMGLVDMAIQQYNPVSHTIIEAHPEVYDRMLRNGWGEKENVKILFGRWQDVLPQLGSYDGIFFDTYGEYYEDMREFHQHLPKLLKPGGIYSFFNGLCGDNAFFHVVYCNIVSLELENLGYTTQLIPLPVKDCLAEEVWEGVKQKYWQLDTYYLPVCQYTDDSE, from the exons ATGCTGCTAAGCTCGGCCACCACGAAGTCATCAGTAAACTTCTTGAAGCTGGCGCTCCTTGGAACGCTCTTTCTCCTTCTTCTTTATCTGCTGGAGATTTTGCTATGCAGAATGGTCACCAAGACGCCTTCGACCTTCTTCTTAATACCG ATGTGGTATCAGTTTCTAACTCCTTTTACAGGGGTTCAAGCTGAATTGATCCTTGGTACCATCGcaagaaaagagaaagaaaatagcCATTCTGACGGGGGGTACTTGGTGGATAGAGTTAGCTTTAGTGAGGATAAGCTGATGGACGCAGATAGCAAGGCTGTTATGATGGCGTGGGAGAAGCCATTAATGGAGTCTCATGCAAAAGCTGTCTGCTCTGGCGGAGGCCATGTGTTGAATGTTGGATTTGGAATGGGTCTGGTGGATATGGCCATCCAGCAGTATAATCCTGTTTCACATACTATAATCGAGGCTCACCCTGAAGTTTATGATCGTATGCTTCGAAATGGCTGGGGTGAGAAAGAAAACGTGAAGATTTTGTTTGGTCGGTGGCAAGATGTTCTTCCCCAACTTGGATCCTATGATG GTATTTTCTTTGATACATACGGAGAATACTACGAAGACATGAGAGAATTCCACCAACATCTTCCTAAATTGTTGAAACCCGGGGGTATTTACTCATTCTTCAATGGTCTTTGTGGAGATAACGCCTTCTTCCATGTCGTTTACTGCAATATAGTTTCCTTGGAACTTGAAAACTTGGGATATACCACACAGTTAATTCCATTGCCAGTTAAGGATTGTCTAGCAGAAGAAGTTTGGGAAGGTGTAAAACAGAAATACTGGCAATTGGATACATACTACCTTCCTGTTTGTCAGTACACAGATGATTCTGAGTGA
- the LOC110786191 gene encoding protein arginine N-methyltransferase 2 isoform X1, translated as MEEKGEKLCEAARIGDVAGVTSLIDAGYDVTYFDADGFTPLMYAAKLGHHEVISKLLEAGAPWNALSPSSLSAGDFAMQNGHQDAFDLLLNTGVQAELILGTIARKEKENSHSDGGYLVDRVSFSEDKLMDADSKAVMMAWEKPLMESHAKAVCSGGGHVLNVGFGMGLVDMAIQQYNPVSHTIIEAHPEVYDRMLRNGWGEKENVKILFGRWQDVLPQLGSYDGIFFDTYGEYYEDMREFHQHLPKLLKPGGIYSFFNGLCGDNAFFHVVYCNIVSLELENLGYTTQLIPLPVKDCLAEEVWEGVKQKYWQLDTYYLPVCQYTDDSE; from the exons ATGGAAGAGAAAGGAGAAAAGCTATGCGAGGCGGCGAGGATAGGCGATGTGGCCGGCGTCACTTCGCTCATCGACGCCGGGTACGATGTCACTTACTTCGATGCCGACGGATTTACTCCATTGATGTATGCTGCTAAGCTCGGCCACCACGAAGTCATCAGTAAACTTCTTGAAGCTGGCGCTCCTTGGAACGCTCTTTCTCCTTCTTCTTTATCTGCTGGAGATTTTGCTATGCAGAATGGTCACCAAGACGCCTTCGACCTTCTTCTTAATACCG GGGTTCAAGCTGAATTGATCCTTGGTACCATCGcaagaaaagagaaagaaaatagcCATTCTGACGGGGGGTACTTGGTGGATAGAGTTAGCTTTAGTGAGGATAAGCTGATGGACGCAGATAGCAAGGCTGTTATGATGGCGTGGGAGAAGCCATTAATGGAGTCTCATGCAAAAGCTGTCTGCTCTGGCGGAGGCCATGTGTTGAATGTTGGATTTGGAATGGGTCTGGTGGATATGGCCATCCAGCAGTATAATCCTGTTTCACATACTATAATCGAGGCTCACCCTGAAGTTTATGATCGTATGCTTCGAAATGGCTGGGGTGAGAAAGAAAACGTGAAGATTTTGTTTGGTCGGTGGCAAGATGTTCTTCCCCAACTTGGATCCTATGATG GTATTTTCTTTGATACATACGGAGAATACTACGAAGACATGAGAGAATTCCACCAACATCTTCCTAAATTGTTGAAACCCGGGGGTATTTACTCATTCTTCAATGGTCTTTGTGGAGATAACGCCTTCTTCCATGTCGTTTACTGCAATATAGTTTCCTTGGAACTTGAAAACTTGGGATATACCACACAGTTAATTCCATTGCCAGTTAAGGATTGTCTAGCAGAAGAAGTTTGGGAAGGTGTAAAACAGAAATACTGGCAATTGGATACATACTACCTTCCTGTTTGTCAGTACACAGATGATTCTGAGTGA